The following proteins are co-located in the Streptomyces sp. DT2A-34 genome:
- a CDS encoding histidine phosphatase family protein, with protein MSVAEPRRIVLFRHAKADWPQVNDHERPLADRGRMDAAEAGRRLADTAIPFDLALCSTATRTRETWKLAVHEFPHRPKTIYEERVYEASPGELIAVLNETPDDVQSVLLIGHNPGVQGLAEILSGSADSDARERMSRRGFPAAAFAVLSFSGTWKTLEPGMGTLLDYWAPSE; from the coding sequence ATGAGCGTCGCAGAACCCCGCAGGATTGTCCTCTTCCGGCATGCGAAAGCCGACTGGCCACAGGTGAACGACCATGAGCGGCCACTCGCCGACCGGGGCCGTATGGACGCGGCAGAGGCCGGGCGCAGGCTGGCCGACACCGCGATCCCCTTCGATCTGGCCCTGTGCTCCACCGCGACCCGGACCCGGGAAACCTGGAAGCTCGCCGTCCACGAGTTCCCGCACCGGCCGAAAACGATCTACGAGGAGCGGGTCTACGAGGCCTCACCCGGCGAGCTGATCGCCGTGCTCAACGAAACACCCGACGACGTGCAGAGCGTCCTGCTGATCGGCCACAACCCGGGCGTGCAGGGACTCGCCGAGATCCTGTCCGGCTCGGCCGACAGCGACGCGCGCGAGCGGATGAGCCGCCGCGGCTTCCCGGCCGCCGCCTTCGCCGTTCTCTCCTTCAGCGGCACCTGGAAGACGCTGGAGCCCGGCATGGGCACACTGCTGGACTACTGGGCACCGTCCGAGTGA
- the serB gene encoding phosphoserine phosphatase SerB, which yields MSASQTSDIPTLLVKIFGKDRPGITAGLFDTLAAYSVDVVDIEQVLTRGRITLCALVTQPPAGLEGDLRATVHSWAESMKMQAEIISGLGDNRPRGLGRSLVTVLGHPLTAEATAAIAARITKSGGNIDRIFRLAKYPVTAVEFAVSGVETEPLRTALVTDAAALGVDIAVVAAGLHRRAQRLVVMDVDSTLIQDEVIELFAAHAGCEDKVAEVTAAAMRGELDFEQSLHARVALLEGLDASVVEKVRNEVRLTPGARTLIRTLKRLGYQVGVVSGGFTQVTDDLKERLGLDFAQANTLEVVDGKLTGRVTGEIVDRAGKARLLRRFAAEAGVPLSQTVAIGDGANDLDMLNAAGLGVAFNAKPVVREAAHTAVNVPFLDTVLYLLGVTREEVEAADMHDEA from the coding sequence ATGAGCGCTTCGCAGACCTCCGACATCCCCACCCTTCTCGTCAAGATCTTCGGGAAGGACAGGCCGGGCATCACGGCCGGCCTCTTCGACACGCTGGCCGCGTACTCCGTCGACGTGGTCGACATCGAGCAGGTCCTCACCCGTGGCCGGATCACGCTGTGCGCGCTCGTGACACAGCCTCCTGCCGGGCTGGAGGGGGACCTCCGGGCGACCGTCCACAGCTGGGCCGAGTCGATGAAGATGCAGGCGGAGATCATCTCCGGCCTCGGCGACAACCGGCCACGCGGCCTCGGGCGCTCTCTGGTGACCGTGCTCGGGCACCCGCTCACCGCGGAGGCGACGGCCGCGATCGCGGCCCGGATCACCAAGTCCGGCGGCAACATCGACCGTATCTTCCGGCTCGCCAAGTACCCCGTGACGGCGGTGGAGTTCGCGGTGTCCGGCGTGGAGACGGAGCCGCTGCGCACCGCCCTGGTGACCGACGCGGCGGCACTGGGTGTCGACATCGCGGTCGTCGCGGCCGGTCTGCACCGGCGTGCGCAGCGCCTGGTCGTCATGGACGTGGACTCGACCCTCATCCAGGACGAGGTGATCGAGCTCTTCGCGGCACACGCCGGCTGCGAGGACAAGGTGGCCGAGGTGACGGCGGCCGCGATGCGCGGGGAGCTGGACTTCGAACAGTCGCTGCACGCGCGCGTGGCGCTGCTGGAGGGGCTGGATGCCTCGGTGGTGGAGAAGGTGCGCAACGAGGTGCGGCTGACGCCGGGCGCGCGCACGCTGATCCGTACGCTGAAGCGGCTCGGCTATCAAGTCGGGGTCGTCTCGGGTGGGTTCACCCAGGTCACGGATGATCTGAAGGAACGGCTCGGGCTCGACTTCGCCCAGGCGAACACGCTGGAGGTCGTCGACGGGAAGCTGACGGGCAGGGTCACCGGCGAGATCGTGGACCGGGCGGGCAAGGCGCGGCTGCTGCGCCGGTTCGCCGCGGAGGCGGGGGTGCCGCTGTCACAGACGGTGGCGATCGGCGACGGCGCCAACGACCTGGACATGCTGAACGCGGCCGGTCTCGGCGTCGCCTTCAATGCCAAGCCGGTGGTGCGGGAGGCGGCGCACACGGCGGTGAACGTGCCGTTCCTGGACACGGTGCTGTATCTGCTGGGCGTCACCCGTGAAGAGGTCGAGGCGGCGGACATGCACGACGAGGCCTGA
- a CDS encoding streptophobe family protein has product MSASTNVESARHGTRLPWGDILLSAIASVSWALIGMAGTAALGLRLLEADAAGSLGPMTAAAVALGAGGSVTPSGDVSAFGLTGAEAATAIEITPLGVSLVGAVLLSWFFLRSLRGAGVVIAPAELLARAGAVVALFVAMLGGLAWAGHDVITIDGSSLGLDDLPGGGGGGDGGGIEIPGVGGIGDIGGIGGLLPDQIGDLIDAKAAVGFTVDTAPTLLGGMGWSAGILLIALLASRRTPLPRGWEAVHRVVRPAASALVTVLLVGVAAGVAAAAYAAIGDDRPQRIAGAALLGAPNGVWLGIPIGLFVPFDGRATGVLAGLLPAPLDDLLNGGADQSVTLSRLAELDGRVWLLGVAAALMMLLAGVLTAVRTPLGVGGGGGQHGGRGGGGGSGEAPGLRGGVTSDAVRPSGAGAAGGPASGGVRDPGPLGFAGQCALRLGIATALTLPLLAWLTELSVDASLSVLGFDAFGAGVQLRGNLGMALLLGAAWGAGAGAVGALLAWATGAAGQRAAPPARGEVAGGAWAGGSGPAGPAGPAAEGAGASSYGSRSGPYTPGTPYRPPNPATNPYLRAPDHPREPEDARPPGTAPPPGSARSSEAPERDAGWGRDDAWQPRAPQPRDPEYGEPPRPGGDDMYGAPTVARPFAPPPRSSRPPRPRGNRSSSGAGEGPPPPPPPPPPPPPPPPPPPGRPKGHS; this is encoded by the coding sequence ATGAGCGCGTCCACGAACGTCGAGTCCGCGAGGCACGGCACACGGCTGCCGTGGGGAGACATCCTGCTGTCCGCGATCGCCTCCGTGAGCTGGGCGTTGATCGGAATGGCGGGCACGGCGGCACTCGGTCTGCGTCTGCTGGAGGCGGACGCGGCGGGCTCTTTGGGCCCGATGACGGCGGCGGCGGTGGCCCTTGGGGCGGGTGGTTCCGTCACGCCGTCCGGTGATGTGTCCGCTTTCGGGCTGACGGGCGCGGAGGCGGCGACCGCCATCGAGATCACGCCACTGGGAGTGAGCCTGGTCGGCGCGGTGCTGCTGTCGTGGTTCTTCCTACGGTCCTTGCGGGGCGCGGGAGTTGTGATCGCGCCGGCCGAACTCCTCGCGCGCGCGGGCGCGGTGGTGGCGCTGTTCGTGGCGATGCTGGGCGGGCTGGCCTGGGCGGGACACGACGTCATCACGATCGACGGGAGCTCGCTGGGGCTCGACGACCTGCCCGGTGGTGGCGGGGGCGGGGACGGGGGCGGAATCGAGATCCCTGGGGTGGGTGGCATCGGGGACATCGGCGGCATCGGGGGGCTGCTGCCCGACCAGATCGGTGACCTCATCGACGCGAAGGCGGCGGTCGGCTTCACGGTGGACACCGCACCGACACTCCTCGGCGGCATGGGCTGGTCCGCCGGCATCCTGCTGATCGCCCTGCTGGCCTCGCGCCGCACCCCGCTGCCGCGCGGCTGGGAGGCCGTGCACCGCGTCGTACGCCCCGCCGCGTCCGCCCTCGTCACGGTCCTGCTGGTGGGGGTCGCCGCCGGGGTCGCGGCCGCGGCGTACGCGGCGATCGGCGACGACCGTCCCCAGCGGATCGCGGGCGCCGCCCTGCTCGGCGCCCCGAACGGCGTGTGGCTCGGCATCCCGATCGGCCTGTTCGTGCCGTTCGACGGCAGGGCGACAGGGGTGCTGGCAGGGCTGCTGCCCGCTCCCCTGGACGACCTCCTGAACGGCGGCGCCGACCAGTCCGTGACGCTGAGCAGGCTGGCGGAGCTGGACGGCCGGGTGTGGCTGCTGGGGGTCGCGGCGGCGCTGATGATGCTGCTCGCGGGGGTGCTTACGGCGGTGCGGACGCCGCTGGGGGTGGGGGGCGGGGGCGGCCAGCACGGGGGCAGGGGCGGGGGCGGCGGGTCCGGCGAGGCTCCGGGCTTGCGAGGCGGGGTGACTTCGGATGCCGTACGGCCATCAGGAGCCGGCGCCGCAGGAGGTCCGGCTTCCGGGGGCGTACGGGATCCAGGGCCCCTCGGTTTCGCGGGGCAGTGTGCGCTGCGGCTGGGCATCGCCACGGCGTTGACGCTGCCGTTGCTCGCGTGGCTGACGGAGTTGTCCGTGGACGCCTCACTGTCGGTGCTGGGCTTCGACGCGTTCGGCGCCGGGGTGCAGTTGCGAGGGAACCTCGGTATGGCGCTGCTCCTGGGGGCAGCCTGGGGCGCGGGGGCGGGTGCCGTGGGGGCGCTGCTGGCCTGGGCGACGGGGGCCGCGGGGCAGCGGGCGGCGCCGCCGGCTCGGGGTGAGGTGGCGGGCGGTGCGTGGGCGGGTGGCTCGGGACCGGCGGGACCGGCGGGACCGGCGGCCGAGGGTGCCGGCGCTTCGTCGTATGGGAGCCGGTCCGGGCCGTACACGCCCGGCACGCCGTACCGGCCACCGAACCCGGCGACGAACCCGTATCTGCGTGCGCCGGACCACCCGCGCGAGCCGGAGGACGCGCGGCCGCCGGGCACGGCCCCGCCACCGGGGAGCGCGCGGTCGTCCGAGGCGCCGGAGCGTGATGCGGGGTGGGGGCGCGACGATGCGTGGCAGCCCCGTGCCCCTCAGCCCCGTGACCCTGAGTACGGCGAGCCGCCCCGCCCCGGTGGCGACGACATGTACGGCGCCCCTACCGTCGCCCGGCCGTTCGCACCGCCCCCGAGGTCGTCCCGCCCGCCTCGGCCGCGTGGGAACCGGTCGTCGTCCGGAGCGGGCGAAGGGCCACCGCCTCCGCCACCGCCTCCGCCACCGCCTCCGCCACCCCCTCCCCCGCCGCCGGGGAGGCCGAAGGGGCACTCCTGA